TGAAGATGTGCGCGGCGGCGGAGAACCCTTCCTCCTCGGCGATTTTTCCGAAGGTCGGATAGATAGTAGTCCACTCCTCGTGCTCCCCGGCGGCGGCGGCGGCCAGGTTCGTGGCGGTGTCGCCGATCTTCGTGGGGTAGCCGGCGGTGATCTCCACATCGCTCCCCCCAAGTTGCTTGAAGTATAGGTGGGCATGCTTCTTCTCGTTATCCGCGGTCTCCAGGAAGATTCCGGCGATCCCCTCGAACCCTTCCTTCGAGGCGACTCCGGCGTAGAAGGTGTAGCGGTTGCGGGCCTGCGATTCCCCGGCGAATGCCGCCAGCAGGTTCTTTTCCGTCCTTGAACCTTTCAGTCCCATGGCTTCTCCGATCGTGGTGACGGTCTGGGCGCAAGAGCTTCCTGAATTATAGGAGCCCGCCCACGAAATCCGCAACCGATTCCTTTCAGCGTGTGCGGTTCGAGTCCCACCCGGGGAGACGCGAACCGTTGTCGAACGGGGGGAAATCTTCCATGCAGGAACCCGATTCAGTAATTGCACCATCGTAATAGATAAATTCATAGAAAGATTAGGCCCGTTGCAAGTCAATCTGAACGGAATTCTCCGGAAACACATTGTTTTATGGAGACGGGACTGATGGATTGGCGGGGAATTCCATCCACCTCGTTACAAAGGAGATAAATCCATGTCTCGAAGGATTCTGTTGCTTCTGCTCACGCTAATACTTGTTGGTCTTTTCAGTTTGCCGGTGTCAGCTCAAGAGACCGGCAGCGAACCGTTCTTGCTTTGGGTGAAACGTAATTTCTCCAGTTGGGACAACCCGCTCCACAGTGAGCTCAGTGTCAACGGGAAAACGGTGAACATCTTCACCTCGGACACCTTCGAGCCGATCGGAGAATACCTGAAAGCGGGGTGGAATACGATCACGATCAAGACGACCCTGCAGCAGGCGGCAAACAAAAACAACGGTTTGATCTTCCGGTTGGGACCAGCACACAAAACGCCTGGGAACGATCAATGGATCATGGAGCCGATTCTTTGGGAATTCCGCAATGACACGGATTGGACGTTCGCCAATGGCAGGTACTCTCACCCACTAGGACCGGATGTGAAGGAGGTGACACTCTCTTATAGGATTTACAATGCCGGCTTGCAGAATGAAAAGATCAAGCTCAAGGCGGGCGATTTCGTTATCAGCGGAAAACCTACCTTTGCCAGTTGGAATTCCCCGGTCACCGCAACCGTTTTTGTGAACGGAACCCCCCTGAATAGTTTCCTCCTGGCGAAGCGAGGAATAGTGATTACGCCATTCCTCAAGCAAGGGAAAAACGAAATCAAACTGATCTCCAGCCGAGTGAAGAATAGTGTCAAAAACAATGACATCGAGTTTGAGGTTGCCGGCCCGGCCGAGTGGAATGTCGGGAAGGGACAATACCAGTTAAAGTCGATCTTGCAGTTCAAAAGCATGCAGGGATGGACGTTGGATTCGAAAACGGGGATGCTCGTCAACCGCGCCAAGCCCGATTCAGAGAGTATCGAGCGCGTGATCCCGTTTGTTTTGAAAGAGGGTCCAAAACGGGGGGGAGGAGAATAACGGCTCGGAGCGCGTTGAAGAAGCCAAACGTATCATCCATTGGAGGAGATGGCTCCATCGGCGCCGCGGTGAATGTCGAGCAGGGTCAGGATGTGTTCTTGGATCTCCGTCGCAATACGCAGCATGCCCATGACTTGGGTCACCCGTGCGCGGGGGATTCCTTCGTGGGCATTTTTTCTACAGCCTGAGTCGTGGCCGGTTCTCACGAGTTGCTCTCGTACCCTTGTGCTTGACGCAAAAGGCGTAGTGTGTAATATTATTGGCAATAGTGTGTATATCGGGGGGCGGACATGGGAACGGTCCAAATGGCACGCGTCAACCTGATCGTCGACAAGGCGAGGATAGGGAAATTGCGCAAGCTGCTCGGGACACACAGCGACTCGGAAACGGTGCGCGCGGCCGTGGAGCATCGCCTGGCGTCCCTGCAGGCGCTGGACGCCCTTCGTCGGCTTCAGGCGATCGGAAAACTGGAGGATGTCTTCTCCCGAGATGTGCGGACCAAGGGCTGACCCTTGGCCGACGTCTTTCTTTTCGACACGTCCGTCTACCTCTCCTACATCCGCAGAAAAGAACACTCGGATCTGGTGGACCGGGCCATTGAAAACGGCCGGGTCGTCCTGTCTTCGGTTGTGGCCATGGAACTCTATGCCGGGTCCAGATCCGCGGCGGAGAAGCGCTTGCTGAATCAATTCGTCGCATCCATGAAGAGAATATCGGCCTACGAGACCCCGAAGGAGGACGACTGGGCACGGGGTGGTATCCTGGTGGAGCGATTCACGAGATTCCGTGGCCACGTTCAGCTTCGGTATTACTTCCGGGACATTCTTGTGGTTCTGGCTGCCGTGAACCGGGGCGCGGTCCTCGTGTCATCGAATGCGCACATTGTGAATTGGGGGAATTTACTGAAAAGACAAGGGAAAACGCTTCGCCTCAAGATTTTAAGAGAAAGATGACCTGCGAGAAGTCAGGGACGATCAAAATCCCCGCACCGACTGCGCGCGGAGGGTGAATCTCTTTGTCCGCTGAAAAACACAAACGGAAGCTCGCCGCCGTTCTGAGCGCCAGCGCCGTGGAGTATGGCCGCCTCATGGGGGAGGATGAGGCCGGGACACTCCAAACCCTCAAGGGCCACCATCAGGTGATGTTCACTCTCGTCGAGAAACAACAGGGTCGCGTCGTGGAACCCCGGGGGGATAACCTGCTCGCCGAGTTCGCGAGCGTGGTGCACGCCCTGGAGTGCGCGGTGGAGGTCCAGAAGGAGCTGAAAGGCCGGAACGAAGAGCTGCCGAAAGAGCGCAGGATGCCCTTCCGGATCGGGATCCACCTTGGCGATGTCATCGAGACAGAAGGTAGCGGTCCCGCTTCCCGACAAGCCTTCCATCGCCGTGCTTCCTTTTGAAAACATGACCGGCGACCCCAAGCGGGAGTATTTCACGGACGGGTTTACGGAACAGATCATCGCGTCCTTGTCCAAAATCTCCTCCCTGTTCGTGATCTCCCGGACCTCGTCCTTTTCCTACAAATGCAAACCGGTGAAGGTACAGCAGGTGAGCGAGGAACTCGGGGTCCGGTACGTGCTGGAGGGAAGCGTCCAGAAATCCAGCAACCGGATCCGGATCAACGTCCAGTTGATCGATGCGATTTCGGGCCAGCACGTATGGGCCGAATCCTACGATCGTGACCTGAAGGACATCTTCGGCCTTCAGGACGACGTCATTCTGAAGATCACGTCGGCGATGTCCGTGAATCTGACCGCCGGCGAGCAGGCCCGAGCATGGGCGGAAGGCACGAAGGGTCTCGAAGCCTACCTGAAACTCATGCAGGCTCGTGAATATCTTCGCAAGGGGAATCGGGAGAGCAATGCCCAGGCACGGCGCATGGCGGAGGAAACGATCGCCCTGGATCCCAAGTACGCAGCCGCCTACGCGTTGCTGGGTGCGACCCACCAGGCGGACGTGTGGCTCGGAGCGAGCCGCCCCAAGGACTCCATAGCGAAGGCCATCGAATTGACGCAAAAGGCACTGGCCTTGAATGGCTCGCTGGCCGAAGCGCGCAGCAAGTTAGGTGTGCTCTACTCGTGGAGCTCGACCCCAATTCGGGCTATGCGAATTTTCACCTGGCGCAGGTTCTCAGGTACGCCGGAAAATCGAAGGAGGCGATTCCGGTGATCCAGAAGGCATTGCGCCTGGAACCGATTCCCCCCGACATATACTTTCAACAGCTGGCATTGGTCTATTTCCAGACGGGAGATTGCGTGGTACTTGCCAGATTTGTCCATCTTGTGCCTCAGGTGGTTTCCCCCCGTGCCAGCCGGAGGAGGGCGGTCAGGGCGAAGAACGCCGCCGTGAAGAGGACGATCGTGGCGCCGGTAGCCGTGTCAAAGTAGTACGAGGCAGCGATCCCCGCGAGCCCCGAAGCCAGGGAGATGGCGATCGCGATCCAGAAGGCCGTTGCCGCCCCCCTTGCCACGTTTCGCGCGGCCGCGGCGGGGACCACCAGGAGCGCGGTGACGAGCAGGATCCCCACCGCGCGGATGGCCGTCGTCACGACCAGCGCGACGACGAGGGAGAAGGAAATTTCGAGCGCCCGGCCCCGGACGCCGAGGCTGCGGGCGAACTCTTCGTGAACCCCCAGGAGCAGGATCCGGTTGTACGCGAGGAACAGGTAGACGGCCACGGCCAGGGAAAGCGCGGACATCCAGAGAACCTCCACGCCGGATATCGCCAGCAGGTCGCCGTACAGGTACGCCTGCAGGTTCCGGGTCAGCCCCTTCTGTGCGCTGATGATGGCGATTCCCAGGGCGATGACCGTGGAGAAAAACACCCCGATGACCGTGTCCGGGGAGAGCCCGGTCCGGCCCTTGACCAGCGTGATCGCGTAGGCGACGAACAGGCCGAACGCGACCATGGTAAGGAGGGGGTGGATCCCGAGAAGGACCCCCAACGCCACCCCGGTGAACGCCGAGTGCCCGATGGCGTCCGAAAAGAACGCCATCCGGAACTGGACCAGCG
The Deltaproteobacteria bacterium RBG_16_64_85 DNA segment above includes these coding regions:
- a CDS encoding rubrerythrin; the encoded protein is MGLKGSRTEKNLLAAFAGESQARNRYTFYAGVASKEGFEGIAGIFLETADNEKKHAHLYFKQLGGSDVEITAGYPTKIGDTATNLAAAAAGEHEEWTTIYPTFGKIAEEEGFSAAAHIFRMIAGVEVHHEKRFQGLLKRVQDGTLFKREKPIRWKCLVCGHIHEGTKAPVGCPVCAHPQGWFVPAEENF